A DNA window from Prochlorococcus marinus str. GP2 contains the following coding sequences:
- the der gene encoding ribosome biogenesis GTPase Der encodes MILPTIAIIGRPNVGKSTLVNRLCQSNDAIVFDKPGVTRDRTYQNASWGGKEFQIVDTGGLVFDDDSEFLPEIRTQVFLALEEASLALLVVDGNQGVTDGDLSIAKWLRNSSCKTIVAVNKCESTTLGISLASEFWKLGLGEPLPVSAIHGSGTGDLLDLVIDELPDNIIQDEEEKIMMSIIGRPNVGKSSLLNSISGEKRAIVSDLSGTTTDSIDTLIKKGDHQWKIVDTAGIRRKKNVKYGTEFFGINRAFKSIDRSDVCVLVIDAIDGVTDQDQKLAGRIEEQGRACIIVVNKWDLVEKNSSTIYQVEKELRSKLYFLHWSKMIFISALTGQRVDNIFEHALDAVNQHRRRVTTSVVNEVLRESISWKSPPTKRSGKQGRLYYGTQVKNKPPTFTLFVNDPKLFGITYRRYIEKQIRVNLGFEGTPLILLWRGKQQRELNKEVQRENIEIIQKD; translated from the coding sequence TTGATTCTTCCTACAATAGCAATTATTGGAAGACCTAACGTTGGAAAATCTACCTTGGTTAATCGTCTTTGCCAAAGTAATGATGCAATAGTATTTGATAAACCTGGTGTTACAAGAGATAGAACTTATCAAAATGCATCATGGGGAGGTAAGGAATTTCAAATAGTAGATACTGGAGGTTTAGTTTTTGATGATGATAGCGAATTTCTCCCAGAGATAAGAACACAAGTTTTCTTGGCTCTCGAAGAGGCTTCATTAGCATTACTCGTGGTAGATGGAAATCAAGGTGTTACTGATGGTGATTTATCAATAGCAAAATGGTTAAGAAATTCAAGCTGCAAAACAATTGTTGCCGTTAATAAATGCGAATCGACCACTCTTGGAATCTCTTTGGCTTCAGAGTTCTGGAAATTAGGATTGGGCGAACCTCTACCTGTTTCCGCTATTCATGGTTCAGGTACTGGGGATCTTTTAGACCTAGTTATTGACGAGCTTCCTGATAATATTATTCAGGATGAAGAAGAAAAGATAATGATGTCAATTATTGGCAGGCCAAATGTTGGTAAATCTAGTTTGTTAAATTCAATCTCTGGTGAGAAAAGAGCAATAGTTAGTGATCTTAGTGGAACGACAACTGATTCAATAGATACTCTTATTAAAAAAGGTGATCATCAATGGAAAATTGTTGATACAGCTGGAATTAGAAGAAAGAAAAATGTTAAATACGGTACTGAATTCTTTGGTATAAATAGGGCTTTTAAATCTATTGATAGAAGTGATGTTTGTGTATTAGTTATAGATGCTATAGATGGAGTAACTGATCAAGACCAGAAGTTGGCTGGGCGAATAGAGGAACAAGGCAGAGCTTGTATAATTGTTGTTAATAAATGGGATCTTGTAGAGAAAAATAGTTCAACAATTTATCAAGTAGAGAAAGAACTAAGATCTAAACTTTATTTTTTACACTGGTCAAAAATGATTTTTATTTCTGCCTTAACTGGTCAAAGAGTAGACAATATTTTTGAGCATGCTCTAGATGCGGTAAATCAACATAGAAGAAGAGTTACAACATCTGTTGTTAATGAAGTGCTTAGAGAATCAATTAGTTGGAAAAGTCCTCCAACGAAGAGAAGCGGCAAGCAAGGTAGGCTTTATTATGGCACACAAGTAAAGAACAAACCTCCCACTTTTACTCTTTTTGTAAATGACCCTAAATTATTCGGAATAACCTATAGAAGATATATTGAAAAACAAATTAGAGTAAATTTAGGCTTTGAAGGCACACCTCTCATTTTACTTTGGAGAGGAAAACAGCAAAGAGAGTTAAATAAAGAAGTTCAAAGAGAAAATATTGAAATAATTCAAAAAGATTAA